A genome region from Manis javanica isolate MJ-LG chromosome 3, MJ_LKY, whole genome shotgun sequence includes the following:
- the ACKR4 gene encoding atypical chemokine receptor 4, with protein MALEHNQSTDYYYEENEMNSTHDYSQYEVICIKEEVRNFSKVFLPAFFTVAFITGLAGNSIVVAIYAYYKKQRTKTDVYILNLAVADLLLLFTLPFWAVSAVHGWVLGKIMCKVTSALYTVNFVSGMQFLACISIDRYWAVTEAPHLSGAGKPCWLVCSCVWMAGVLLSIPQLVFYTVNHKARCIPIFPHHLGTSMKAAIQMLEICVGFVAPFFIMGVCYFVTAKTLIKMPNIKKSRPLKVLLTVVVVFIATQLPYNIVKFCQAIDIIYSVVTDCDASKRMDVAIQITESLALLHSCLNPVLYVFMGASFKNYIMKVAKKYGPWRRQRENVEEIPFDSENPAEPTSTFSI; from the coding sequence ATGGCTTTGGAACACAACCAGTCAACAGATTActattatgaagaaaatgaaatgaacagcACTCATGACTATAGTCAGTATGAAGTGATCTGTATAAAAGAAGAGGTCAGAAATTTTTCAAAAGTCTTCTTGCCTGCCTTTTTCACAGTAGCTTTCATCACTGGGCTTGCTGGCAATTCCATAGTGGTGGCGATTTATGCCTATTATAAGAAGCAGAGAACTAAAACAGATGTGTACATCCTGAATTTGGCCGTGGCAGACTTACTCCTCCTATTCACCCTGCCTTTTTGGGCAGTCAGTGCGGTTCATGGGTGGGTTTTAGGGAAAATCATGTGCAAAGTTACTTCAGCCTTGTACACAGTCAACTTTGTCTCTGGAATGCAGTTCCTGGCTTGTATCAGCATAGACAGATATTGGGCAGTAACTGAAGCCCCACATCTTTCAGGAGCAGGAAAACCATGCTGGCTCGTCTGTTCCTGTGTCTGGATGGCTGGCGTCTTGCTAAGTATACCACAGCTGGTTTTTTATACAGTCAATCACAAGGCTAGGTGCATTCCCATCTTTCCACACCACCTAGGGACTTCAATGAAAGCAGCAATTCAAATGCTGGAAATCTGTGTTGGATTTGTAGCACCCTTTTTTATCATGGGAGTTTGCTACTTTGTCACAGCAAAGACACTCATCAAGAtgccaaacattaaaaaatctcgACCCCTCAAAGTTCTGCTCACAGTGGTTGTAGTTTTCATCGCCACTCAGCTGCCTTATAACATTGTCAAGTTCTGCCAAGCCATCGACATCATCTACTCTGTGGTCACCGACTGCGACGCGAGCAAACGCATGGATGTTGCCATCCAAATCACAGAGAGCCTGGCGCTCCTTCACAGCTGTCTCAACCCAGTCCTCTATGTTTTTATGGGGGCctcttttaaaaactacattatGAAAGTTGCCAAGAAATATGGGCCCtggagaagacaaagagaaaatgtggAGGAGATTCCTTTCGATTCCGAAAACCCCGCAGAGCCAACCAGTACTTTTAgcatttaa